One Xyrauchen texanus isolate HMW12.3.18 chromosome 44, RBS_HiC_50CHRs, whole genome shotgun sequence DNA segment encodes these proteins:
- the gltpb gene encoding glycolipid transfer protein → MTLLLEIQFAPLSDTNEIVTKTFLEAVSHVPLFFDCLGSKVFAPIKADINGNITKIKAVYESDPVKHETLQQILSAEKSIHGSEWPKVGATLALMWLKRGLRFIQILLQSLADGERDENNPNLIRINISKAYDQALKRYHGWIVQKVFKAALFAAPCRSDFLKALSKDQEVAEDDCLAKVNQFLINFTANVDAIYEMYSTMNAELDYLV, encoded by the exons ATGACACTTTTACTGGAAATCCAGTTCGCGCCGCTCTCTGACACCAACGAGATCGTCACTAAGACGTTTTTGGAGGCGGTTTCTCATGTTCCGCTTTTTTTCG attgCCTTGGCTCGAAAGTTTTTGCCCCAATTAAGGCtgacataaatggaaatatcacg AAAATTAAAGCTGTCTATGAATCAGATCCAGTGAAGCATGAGACGCTTCAGCAGATACTGTCAGCAGAGAAAAGCATCCATGGTTCAGAGTGGCCAAAAGTTGGAGCCACGTTGGCGCTTATGTGGTTAAAGAG AGGTCTGCGGTTTATTCAGATTTTACTTCAAAGTCTAGCTGATGGTGAGAGAGATGAGAACAATCCTAATCTTATCCGCATCAATATTTCTAAAGCTTATGACCAAGCCCTCAAGAGGTACCATGGCTGGATAGTTCAGAAGGTTTTCAAG GCTGCATTATTTGCTGCACCATGCCGGTCAGATTTTCTAAAAGCTTTATCCAAGGATCAAGAAGTTGCAGAGGATGATTGCTTAGCAAAAGTTAATCAGTTCTTGATAAATTTCACAGCAAATGTGGATGCCAtttatgaaatgtattccacaatgAATGCTGAACTGGACTACTTGGTTTGA